Proteins encoded together in one Gadus chalcogrammus isolate NIFS_2021 chromosome 18, NIFS_Gcha_1.0, whole genome shotgun sequence window:
- the usp42 gene encoding ubiquitin carboxyl-terminal hydrolase 42 has product MTIVDRSSEKSDLESVGVKHAAFTSGDVGMDGSCSSSWGVGPAMPGDSPRGKATVGCRGPTPGATVFSNSPHSMERPKEPVVMTGGDGIALPQKVLFPPDRLSLRWSQAQRVGAGLQNMGNTCFLNAALQCLSYTPPLANYMLTQEHSKTCHEPGFCMMCTMQNHIIQAFANTGNVIKPIVVLNELKRIAKHFRYGSQEDAHEFLRYTVDAMQKSCLPGTKLDRQTQATSFVHQVFGGYLRSRVKCLNCKAVSDTFDPFLDITLEIKTAPSVGKALEQFVKPEQLEGENAYKCTKCKKMVTASKRFTIHRSSNVLTISLKRFANFSGGKITKDVRYPEYLDMRPFMSQSQGEPQVYGLYAVLVHSGFSCHAGHYFCYIKASNGQWYQMNDSSVSISDIRSVLNQQAYILFYVRSGEAKSGGEYAHATVGNPGQSSPRPVVLPRINTAPRHTSTGFIGPQLPPHMAKNSLHLNGNGPLREYPSSSKLITSSGGMGKPAHCPSASSSSSSSSSSSSTSSHTLTRPTVIPDSDKRQKLSFFIGQVKQTRPSSSIYGQPTSSSSSASSSSSSSSSSAQPTSDAPRSDLHFVPRQLHHANGSSSGNGDYHHHRRANGSGPASFLVPYDHESSEESDQETAAAAALENGGGMAQARLNGRSGAGHAVYGPAPRPTNGEAGAPHHNGQTNGVAKPGHNGHPKVNGNGDAPHTTKAVNEGRSSHATTNGSTSDHSQLSQESHSAAPATTATATQGNSSRTPAAACESQPPAPLDPTPKHTAASDAGPPPAAPGARGHAPAPRSSAASSSLSSASSSSSSSSSSTHQETPPSELPAPPPPPPPPPAATPGPAAAPHRVGSGVGKEQQQPGPPPTNGQAPSPAGRPEGAEPQNPAKAGPRGEERDRRGSRDRERDRRYSSDRGGRDWDRRGRSRERDSDGDPRYKRDPRNPQHHHHHPRSYRERSPVRDRHHRERDWECERRWERTAHHPRERDRDRCSHHYHRQRSRGEERDRRRSREGRSPLRDRERDAAAPTNTRASPTPPPLSPPRRAPSREGPERRGDAPPLSEDREDSQEAQRAKKHKKSKKKKKSKDKERHRDSGNSEEESDKEGRSSKHKKKKRKRRHDSDSEAERTPDGQRKARRVGGEEERAEGGRRRCHGDDGHRGHSPEKRRHAGEGANDSLDRRLGSSSQNHNGHAANGCNGVNGGSQSSSSSLCSSTPL; this is encoded by the exons TGGTGATGACCGGTGGGGATGGCATCGCCCTGCCCCAGAAGGTCCTCTTCCCCCCCGATCGCCTCAGCCTGCGGTGGAGCCAGGCGCAGCGAGTGGGCGCGGGGCTCCAGAACATGGGCAACACCTGCTTCCTCAACGCAGCACTGCAGTGTCTGTCCTACACCCCGCCGCTGGCCAACTACATGCTGACGCAGGAGCATTCAAAGACAT GTCATGAGCCCGGGTTCTGTATGATGTGCACCATGCAAAACCACATCATACAGGCCTTTGCCAATACTGGAAACGTCATCAAGCCTATCGTGGTCCTCAACGAGCTGAAAA GGATTGCTAAGCACTTTCGCTACGGGAGTCAGGAGGATGCTCATGAGTTCCTGCGCTACACAGTGGATGCTATGCAAAAGTCCTGCCTGCCTGGAACTAA GCTGGACAGGCAAACACAGGCAACCAGCTTCGTCCATCAAGTCTTTGGAGGATACTTAAGGTCCAGAG TGAAATGTTTAAACTGTAAAGCAGTCTCTGACACGTTTGACCCTTTCTTGGACATTACTCTGGAGATCAAG ACCGCTCCCAGTGTGGGCAAGGCCCTGGAGCAGTTTGTCAAGCCGGAACAGCTTGAAGGGGAGAATGCCTACAAATGCACCAA GTGCAAGAAGATGGTCACGGCCTCCAAGAGATTCACCATCCACCGCAGCTCCAACGTGCTCACCATCTCACTCAAGCGCTTCGCCAACTTCAGCGGAGGCAAAATCACCAAG GACGTGAGGTACCCAGAGTACCTTGACATGCGGCCCTTCATGTCCCAGAGCCAGGGCGAGCCGCAGGTGTACGGTCTGTACGCCGTGCTGGTCCATTCTGGCTTCAGCTGCCACGCAGGACACTACTTCTGCTACATTAAG GCCAGCAACGGTCAATGGTATCAGATGAACGACTCCTCCGTGTCCATCAGTGACATCCGATCGGTGCTGAACCAGCAGGCCTACATCCTGTTCTACGTCAG GTCCGGCGAGGCTAAGAGCGGAGGGGAATACGCTCATGCGACCGTGGGTAACCCCGGCCAGTCCTCCCCGCGCCCGGTGGTCCTACCGCGCATCAACACCGCCCCCCGGCACACGTCCACAGGCTTCATCGGCCCGCAGCTGCCGCCACACATGGCCAAG AACTCCCTCCACCTCAACGGCAACGGACCGCTGAGGGAGTACCCGTCGAGCTCCAAACTAATCACCAGCAGCGGTGGCATGGGGAAACCCGCCCACTGCCcatccgcctcctcctcttcctcctcctcctcctcctcctcctcgacatCCTCCCACACGCTGACCCGGCCCACGGTGATCCCTGACTCGGACAAGAGGCAGAAGCTCTCCTTCTTCATCGGCCAAGTCAAGCAGACCCGCCCCTCCTCGTCCATCTACGGCCAgccgacctcctcctcctcctccgcctcctcctcttcctcctcttcctcttcctcggcgCAGCCTACCTCAGACGCCCCCCGCTCGGACCTCCACTTTGTCCCGCGGCAGCTCCACCACGCCAACGGCTCGTCGTCGGGCAACGGcgactaccaccaccaccgccgcgcCAACGGCAGTGGCCCGGCGTCTTTCCTCGTGCCCTACGACCACGAGTCGTCCGAGGAGTCGGACCAGGAGacggccgcggcggcggcgctggagAACGGCGGCGGCATGGCCCAGGCCCGCCTCAACGGGAGGAGCGGGGCGGGGCACGCCGTCTACGGGCCGGCGCCGCGGCCCACCAACGGGGAGGCCGGTGCGCCGCACCACAACGGGCAGACCAACGGCGTGGCCAAACCCGGCCACAACGGGCACCCGAAGGTCAACGGGAACGGCGACGCCCCACACACG aCCAAAGCCGTGAATGAGGGCAGATCGTCCCATGCGACAACCAACGGCTCGACGTCCGACCACAGTCAGCTAAG CCAAGAGAGCCATAGCGCTGCCCctgccaccaccgccaccgccacccagGGAAACTCTTCTCGGACCCCGGCGGCCGCCTGTGAAAGCCAGCCCCCCGCGCCGCTGGACCCCACGCCCAAACATACAGCAGCCTCTGACGCTGGCCCTCCGCCTGCagcccccggggcccggggccacgCACCGGCTCCCAGGTCCtccgctgcctcctcctccctctcctccgcatcctcttcctcctcctcgtcctcttcctccacacACCAGGAGACTCCTCCCTCGGAGTTAcctgctcctccgcctcctcctcctcctcctccagcggcGACCCCGGGGCCCGCCGCGGCCCCACACAGGGTGGGCAGCGGAGTGGGgaaagagcagcagcagccagggcCACCGCCGACCAACGGCCAGGCCCCGAGCCCCGCTGGGAGGCCCGAGGGCGCTGAGCCCCAGAACCCAGCCAAGGCCGGCCCCAGAGGCGAGGAGAGGGACCGCCGTGGTTCCCGGGACAGGGAGCGGGACCGGAGGTACTCGTCGGACCGGGGAGGGCGGGACTGGGACCGCCGCGGCCGCAGCCGGGAGAGGGACTCGGACGGCGACCCCCGCTACAAACGGGACCCCCGCAAccctcagcaccaccaccatcacccccggTCCTACCGAGAGCGCTCGCCCGTGCGGGACCGCCACCACCGGGAGCGGGACTGGGAGTGCGAGCGGCGGTGGGAGCGCACGGCGCACCACCCCCGGGAGCGGGACCGCGACCGCTGCTCGCACCACTACCACCGGCAGCGCTCCAGGGGCGAGGAGCGGGACCGGAGG aggagccgggAGGGGAGGAGCCCCTTGCGGGACAGGGAGCGCGACGCCGCggcccccaccaacaccagggCTTCCCCGACgccgcctcccctctctccgcccAGACGGGCCCCCAGCAGGGAGGGCCCCGAGCGCCGGGGCGACGCGCCTCCTCTGAGCGAGGACAGGGAGGACAGCCAGGAGGCGCAGCGGGCgaagaaacacaaaaagagcaagaagaagaagaagtcgaAGGACAAAGAGAGGCACCGGGACAGCGG GAACTCTGAGGAGGAGTCCGACAAGGAGGGCCGGTCCTCCaaacacaagaagaagaagaggaagaggaggcacgACAGCGACAGCGAGGCGGAGCGTACCCCCGACGGCCAGCGCAAGGCTCGCAGGGTCGgcggcgaggaggagagagccgaGGGCGGCAGAAGGCGTTGTCACGGCGATGACGGTCACAGAGGCCATTCGCCGGAGAAGCGACGGCACGCCGGTGAAGGCGCCAATGACTCCCTCGACCGACGGCTCGGGTCTTCGTCGCAGAACCACAACGGACACGCAG CTAATGGTTGCAACGGAGTTAACGGAGGTTCCCAGTCGTCCTCCAGCAGCCTGTGCAGCTCCACACCCCTCTAA